A window of the Linepithema humile isolate Giens D197 chromosome 4, Lhum_UNIL_v1.0, whole genome shotgun sequence genome harbors these coding sequences:
- the LOC105679495 gene encoding tubulin alpha-1 chain-like isoform X1, with protein MAKKRECISIHIGQAGVQMGNACWELYCLEHGIHPDGQMPADTTVGSGDDSFNAFFSETGSGKHVPRAVLVDLEPTVVDEVRSGTYRQLFHPEQMITGKEDAANNYARGHYTIGKEIIDLTLDRIRRLTEQCKGLQGFLIFHSFGGGTGSGFSSLLMEQLSADYPKKSKLTFSIYPAPQVSTAVVEPYNAILYTHPTLEHSEVAFIVDNQAIYELCRRNLNIDRPTYTNLNRLIGQMVSSITASLRFDGALNVDLTEFQTNLVPYPRIHFPLATYAPVLSAEKAGHERVTVSEITSSCFEPNHQMVNCDPRMGKYMAVCLLYRGDVVPKDVNEAIATIKRQKHVQFVEWCPTGFKVGINYQPPTVVPGGDLARVERAVCCLCNTTAIVDAWARLDHKFDLMYAKRAFVHWFVGEGMEEGEFSEAREDLAALELDYREVQEDAVNTEEEEEY; from the exons ATGGCGAAAaag CGAGAATGCATATCAATTCATATAGGGCAGGCGGGCGTGCAAATGGGGAACGCCTGCTGGGAGCTTTATTGTTTGGAACACGGCATCCATCCAGATGGGCAAATGCCTGCTGATACCACCGTGGGTTCTGGAGACGATTCCTTTAATGCGTTCTTCTCCGAGACAGGTTCAGGGAAGCATGTTCCACGAGCAGTGCTGGTTGACCTCGAACCGACGGTTGTAG ATGAAGTTCGCTCAGGAACTTATAGACAATTGTTCCATCCGGAGCAAATGATTACCGGGAAGGAGGATGCGGCTAATAATTATGCCAGGGGTCACTACACGATAG GGAAAGAGATTATAGATCTCACTTTGGATAGAATACGCAGATTGACCGAGCAGTGCAAAGGCTTGCAAGGTTTTTTGATCTTCCATTCGTTCGGCGGTGGTACAGGATCCGGATTCTCAAGTCTGCTCATGGAACAACTATCTGCCGATTATCCGAAGAAAAGCAAACTGACTTTTAGCATTTATCCAGCACCACAG gtaTCGACTGCGGTAGTGGAACCTTACAACGCGATTCTATACACTCATCCGACATTAGAACATAGTGAAGTGGCATTCATTGTAGATAATCAg GCCATTTATGAGTTATGTAGGAGAAACTTGAACATTGATCGACCTACCTACACGAACCTCAATCGGCTGATTGGACAAATGGTCTCTTCCATCACCGCCAGTTTACGATTTGACGGAGCTCTGAATGTTGATCTCACCGAATTCCAGACGAATCTTGTGCCTTATCCAAGAATCCATTTTCCGCTT GCTACATATGCACCCGTATTATCAGCGGAAAAGGCCGGACATGAAAGAGTGACCGTCTCGGAGATAACAAGCTCCTGCTTCGAACCGAATCATCAAATGGTGAATTGCGATCCGCGTATGGGAAAATACATGGCAGTATGTTTACTGTATAGAGGCGACGTAGTGCCTAAGGATGTAAACGAAGCAATTGCGACAATAAAACGGCAAAAACATGTGCAATTTGTTGAATGGTGCCCGACGGGATTCAAG GTGGGAATAAATTATCAACCACCAACCGTTGTACCTGGTGGCGATCTCGCTCGAGTGGAAAGAGCTGTATGTTGCCTTTGCAACACAACAGCAATCGTGGATGCATGGGCTCGACTCGATCATAAATTCGATCTCATGTACGCCAAGCGAGCTTTTGTGCATTG GTTCGTCGGGGAAGGTATGGAGGAAGGTGAATTCTCGGAAGCTAGGGAGGATTTGGCCGCCTTAGAGCTCGATTACCGCGAAGTGCAAGAAGACGCCGTTAACActgaggaagaagaagagtaCTGA
- the LOC105679495 gene encoding tubulin alpha-1 chain-like isoform X2, with product MRECISIHIGQAGVQMGNACWELYCLEHGIHPDGQMPADTTVGSGDDSFNAFFSETGSGKHVPRAVLVDLEPTVVDEVRSGTYRQLFHPEQMITGKEDAANNYARGHYTIGKEIIDLTLDRIRRLTEQCKGLQGFLIFHSFGGGTGSGFSSLLMEQLSADYPKKSKLTFSIYPAPQVSTAVVEPYNAILYTHPTLEHSEVAFIVDNQAIYELCRRNLNIDRPTYTNLNRLIGQMVSSITASLRFDGALNVDLTEFQTNLVPYPRIHFPLATYAPVLSAEKAGHERVTVSEITSSCFEPNHQMVNCDPRMGKYMAVCLLYRGDVVPKDVNEAIATIKRQKHVQFVEWCPTGFKVGINYQPPTVVPGGDLARVERAVCCLCNTTAIVDAWARLDHKFDLMYAKRAFVHWFVGEGMEEGEFSEAREDLAALELDYREVQEDAVNTEEEEEY from the exons CGAGAATGCATATCAATTCATATAGGGCAGGCGGGCGTGCAAATGGGGAACGCCTGCTGGGAGCTTTATTGTTTGGAACACGGCATCCATCCAGATGGGCAAATGCCTGCTGATACCACCGTGGGTTCTGGAGACGATTCCTTTAATGCGTTCTTCTCCGAGACAGGTTCAGGGAAGCATGTTCCACGAGCAGTGCTGGTTGACCTCGAACCGACGGTTGTAG ATGAAGTTCGCTCAGGAACTTATAGACAATTGTTCCATCCGGAGCAAATGATTACCGGGAAGGAGGATGCGGCTAATAATTATGCCAGGGGTCACTACACGATAG GGAAAGAGATTATAGATCTCACTTTGGATAGAATACGCAGATTGACCGAGCAGTGCAAAGGCTTGCAAGGTTTTTTGATCTTCCATTCGTTCGGCGGTGGTACAGGATCCGGATTCTCAAGTCTGCTCATGGAACAACTATCTGCCGATTATCCGAAGAAAAGCAAACTGACTTTTAGCATTTATCCAGCACCACAG gtaTCGACTGCGGTAGTGGAACCTTACAACGCGATTCTATACACTCATCCGACATTAGAACATAGTGAAGTGGCATTCATTGTAGATAATCAg GCCATTTATGAGTTATGTAGGAGAAACTTGAACATTGATCGACCTACCTACACGAACCTCAATCGGCTGATTGGACAAATGGTCTCTTCCATCACCGCCAGTTTACGATTTGACGGAGCTCTGAATGTTGATCTCACCGAATTCCAGACGAATCTTGTGCCTTATCCAAGAATCCATTTTCCGCTT GCTACATATGCACCCGTATTATCAGCGGAAAAGGCCGGACATGAAAGAGTGACCGTCTCGGAGATAACAAGCTCCTGCTTCGAACCGAATCATCAAATGGTGAATTGCGATCCGCGTATGGGAAAATACATGGCAGTATGTTTACTGTATAGAGGCGACGTAGTGCCTAAGGATGTAAACGAAGCAATTGCGACAATAAAACGGCAAAAACATGTGCAATTTGTTGAATGGTGCCCGACGGGATTCAAG GTGGGAATAAATTATCAACCACCAACCGTTGTACCTGGTGGCGATCTCGCTCGAGTGGAAAGAGCTGTATGTTGCCTTTGCAACACAACAGCAATCGTGGATGCATGGGCTCGACTCGATCATAAATTCGATCTCATGTACGCCAAGCGAGCTTTTGTGCATTG GTTCGTCGGGGAAGGTATGGAGGAAGGTGAATTCTCGGAAGCTAGGGAGGATTTGGCCGCCTTAGAGCTCGATTACCGCGAAGTGCAAGAAGACGCCGTTAACActgaggaagaagaagagtaCTGA